The DNA region CGGGGTTTTCATCAATGGTTTTGAAGAATGTTTTAATCGAAAAATTGCCTTCTGTGAAATAGAATTCTCTCTTGCTTAAACCTCGGAACACTTTGTTAAGTGTTGCCATTACGCTATTCCCTTGGTTATCAAGCCCACCAGCTCCGACGGTAAGGGCATTTGCTACGTTATTATGTAAGCCGTATTTGATTACCGTTTTATCTTTTACAAGAGTATTTCTAAGGGTTAAACCGTCTCCATTTGCTTGTATAAAATCGATTAAGAATTTGTTATTAGCATTACTTGCCATTCCACAAACAGCGACCAGAACGGCTTTTGTAACGGCTTGTGCTTGCTCTTGGAAGTGTGCATTCTTACTGTCTGAATCGGTAGGACACAAGCTTTTAGCGAAAAATTCGACCATTGATTCGTTTATAGTGCCGTTATCTTCGAGTAAATCATCGAAGATGTTCCATTTGATACAGTTCTTATCAAGAGGATTGAATAGAAAATCTTTTCCACTCGTTCTGCGATATAGACGTGTCGTGAAATCTGGTTTCCTGTCATAAATTATGAATGTATAGCCGTAATCTGAAACGCCTTTGTCGATTTGAACACCATATTTATCGAAGTTACCAAACAAGAGATTAAAGATACCCTGCGTTTTTCCTGAGCCTGCTTTACCTAAAAATAGAAAGTTACGTGGTATCTCTTTGAAAGGTATCGGCATTCTCTCATGTGCTAGATGAACGAGTGGTGCATCTTTCTTTATTTGCATATCTTTTGTGATTATCTTTTTAAGTTTATCAGCATCTATACGAACAGCACCCCTTTTTACTGTCTCTTTTTTTATCTTATTGTGGAAGAAGCAAACGAGAGCAAAGGAAAGAGTAAAATACGTTAAAAAGGCACTTAGATTGTAAAGTAAGAAGCCTTTTATACTGTCCTGCCACAGCTCATCTGTAAGAGGTGGAAGTTCATCTGGAAGAAGGCTTTCTATATGAAAAAATGGTAAAGGTAAGATGTCTCTAGTTGTTAGAAGCCCAAGAAAAAAGGCGACAAATCCCGCTATTATCGCCCT from Sulfurospirillum diekertiae includes:
- a CDS encoding type IV secretory system conjugative DNA transfer family protein; translation: MDNFFMKMKQRAIIAGFVAFFLGLLTTRDILPLPFFHIESLLPDELPPLTDELWQDSIKGFLLYNLSAFLTYFTLSFALVCFFHNKIKKETVKRGAVRIDADKLKKIITKDMQIKKDAPLVHLAHERMPIPFKEIPRNFLFLGKAGSGKTQGIFNLLFGNFDKYGVQIDKGVSDYGYTFIIYDRKPDFTTRLYRRTSGKDFLFNPLDKNCIKWNIFDDLLEDNGTINESMVEFFAKSLCPTDSDSKNAHFQEQAQAVTKAVLVAVCGMASNANNKFLIDFIQANGDGLTLRNTLVKDKTVIKYGLHNNVANALTVGAGGLDNQGNSVMATLNKVFRGLSKREFYFTEGNFSIKTFFKTIDENPDRRLFIVNTKEMAGAYTTYFSLFINLIFKRGTSLSQPSNRRIFLMFDEIQSLGSDGNHELGKQLISELGNFLAESRSFGYSAIVATQSLPQLEQLIKKEGMRELFQHLSNKFIFQYNEPDGAEWLSRYFNEQEIERMRESISRGDNSERVSETEEEKLKRIVLPSEFNALKPLQCFCSIGEHPTSQLQFEYRLPPEITQKVLLKELPFFNNDDIDVLKNRYQIKLD